The DNA segment TTATTGCCGCTGCCGGCAGTGTAACGTCGCTTCCCCTGGTTGGCGGTAGTTTCTCCGCGGCGGTGTGTGCGCTGGTTTTGCAGCACATTCCGCCCGGGCAGCGATCTATAGCGTGGGAAGAGCTGTACCGATGCCTGCGGCCCGGCGGCCGCCTGGTGGTGACGGCATACAACAACGCGGAGTTCACCTGGCGCAATGCGCCCATCGAAGGTGTGTATCCGAGCGGTATCCCCTACTACAGCTTCGCTTGTGAAGACCTGCTGCGTGAGGCGGAGGCTGCTGGATTCCGACGAGCGACCGTTCGGCCCATCGGCGCCGCGCTCCACCTCCGTCACCGGAGAATGGGCTGGCGGTTCTATCAGAGTCTACACCCGATTTTGAACGCTGCGGAGGCAAGGCTGCACGGGTGCCTGCCGGCAAATCGCCAGTGGCCCTCTTCGTACTGGATCCTCACAGCCATGAGACCGCCAGCCTGAGCTATATCGCTCAAATCCGGCGGTAGGCAGCGGCAGCGCGGTTTGGGGCTTCCGGATTGTCGTCGATCCTGGTAGTTGGATGTTGTTGGAACGTTGACTTTCCGGGCTGCGCACACGCAGCGAATGGAGGCAAACCGGTGACCACTAGCGACGATGCTGGACCGATACCTGTGCAGTTGGCGGAGCTTGACGCCTGGTTGGACGCGTGTGAGGCTGAACTTGAGCGACGTCGATATCGCGAGCAGTTCCGCGATGAGACGTGCCGGCGGCTGGATCGTGTCCGTACGCTGCGCGAGCTGGCGCAGCAGTCGGCATCTGCCGACCTCGACGACACCTTACAGAGCCTGGAGCGGAACCTCGAAGCGTACCTCCACAGCCTGCAGGTGGAGAACAGAGCGCTGCCGGCCGTGCCGCCAGCCCTGTCGCAGCGCGATGCGCTGCCGGCGCAACCAGGCGCCGAGCACCGGGCGCCTCTGGAACTTGCCGCGGATTGGGCGGAGCCACAACTAGCGGCGGAGGATTTGGCCGAGTTCTCTGAAGCACTGGAGATTGGTGACGGCCTCGATCTGGCGCTGCTGGCAGCCACGGCATCTACCGATGACGCCGACGACGTGACGGCAGAGAAGGCGGCAGTGGCGGAGCGCCTCCGAGTTACGCTGGAAGGTTTACTGACCGAGCTCACCGATCCTGATCTGAAGACCCCCGCGGCAGGTGACGGCTGTATCGAGGCGCGCCGCTCGTGCACCTATCGCGCCGCTATATGCCGGGCCGCCGGGGCTGCCGCTGAAGCGGAAGCGTCACGCGTCAGCGGTCGCGTGCAGCAACTGGTGACAGATATCCGAAATAGCCTGCAATTCGATT comes from the Armatimonadota bacterium genome and includes:
- a CDS encoding class I SAM-dependent methyltransferase, which produces MNSDSTNHKADLPSGTAEAEAAHAEQRGRDAEAATYEAEQIRNKGASYYRMHARILRRALNGIGDGPLLDAGCGTGLVTRELVGNGRRIAALDFSTESLKLLTAKHLDGVIAAAGSVTSLPLVGGSFSAAVCALVLQHIPPGQRSIAWEELYRCLRPGGRLVVTAYNNAEFTWRNAPIEGVYPSGIPYYSFACEDLLREAEAAGFRRATVRPIGAALHLRHRRMGWRFYQSLHPILNAAEARLHGCLPANRQWPSSYWILTAMRPPA